Proteins encoded together in one Nocardioides marinisabuli window:
- a CDS encoding ABC transporter substrate-binding protein has protein sequence MAVFAHPRRLVVATVAGLALTSALGACSSADGDDAGSDGATKIGLIAAEQGPFAFAGTSYLKGAELAAEQLQEDGVEIELVVEEGSEDPAKSITAFNKLVGQEDVAEVVCCISSAVAGAMKPLATQREVPLVVYGATTPGLEDPPYVYRPALLPQQGIAPVATELAEALEPASAVHVTASDNDGLVAQSQAAAEALGAAGVKDLGTVNTLVADTDFSGAVTEILSTKAEMVTIYTLGEAAANIVKSLRERGYDGVILANNAIATGPNLASFGKTLADTYYSVEYFPTSELEMAADFTEAYEATYDETPDLFSSQGYTAVMYAAAGVSGSDGDVDAESISAALGEISTFDSVWGELTFEDGQSNSSSFQVVQIDDSGAPQLWSND, from the coding sequence ATGGCAGTGTTCGCACACCCCCGCCGGCTCGTCGTGGCGACTGTCGCCGGCCTGGCCCTGACCAGCGCTCTCGGCGCGTGCAGCAGCGCTGACGGCGACGACGCCGGCAGCGACGGCGCGACCAAGATCGGCCTGATCGCCGCCGAGCAGGGGCCCTTCGCCTTCGCCGGCACGTCCTACCTCAAGGGCGCCGAGCTGGCCGCCGAGCAGCTGCAGGAGGACGGCGTCGAGATCGAGCTCGTCGTCGAGGAAGGCTCCGAGGACCCGGCCAAGAGCATCACGGCCTTCAACAAGCTCGTCGGTCAGGAGGACGTCGCCGAGGTCGTGTGCTGCATCAGCAGCGCGGTCGCCGGTGCCATGAAGCCGCTGGCGACCCAGCGCGAGGTGCCCCTCGTCGTGTACGGCGCCACCACCCCCGGTCTCGAGGACCCGCCGTACGTCTACCGCCCCGCGCTGCTGCCGCAGCAGGGCATCGCCCCCGTCGCCACCGAGCTCGCGGAGGCCCTCGAGCCCGCCAGCGCGGTGCACGTGACCGCGAGCGACAACGACGGTCTCGTGGCCCAGAGCCAGGCCGCCGCGGAGGCGCTGGGCGCCGCCGGCGTCAAGGACCTCGGCACCGTCAACACCCTGGTGGCCGACACCGACTTCAGCGGTGCCGTCACCGAGATCCTCTCCACCAAGGCCGAGATGGTCACCATCTACACCCTCGGCGAGGCCGCGGCCAACATCGTCAAGTCGCTGCGTGAGCGCGGCTACGACGGCGTCATCCTGGCCAACAACGCCATCGCCACCGGCCCCAACCTGGCCTCCTTCGGCAAGACGCTGGCCGACACCTACTACTCGGTGGAGTACTTCCCCACCTCCGAGCTCGAGATGGCCGCCGACTTCACCGAGGCATACGAGGCCACCTACGACGAGACCCCCGATCTGTTCAGCTCGCAGGGCTACACCGCGGTGATGTACGCCGCCGCCGGTGTCAGCGGGAGCGACGGCGACGTCGACGCCGAGTCGATCAGCGCCGCGCTGGGTGAGATCTCCACGTTCGACTCGGTGTGGGGCGAGCTGACCTTCGAGGACGGCCAGTCCAACAGCTCGAGCTTCCAGGTCGTGCAGATCGACGACAGCGGCGCCCCGCAACTCTGGTCGAACGACTGA
- a CDS encoding branched-chain amino acid ABC transporter permease → MDVLLQQLVNGLALGSVYAMFGLGFGLMLATLGVLNAAHGTFATWGALIALYLLNDAGLGFWTSALLGVLASGLLAVLVDLIAFQPIRRRGGDLLPALITSIGVWIFLLAAARMVTDAKTSRFDPERSPSGTFEVLGLTLARTQLVGMLAVVVVGVGLYTLLHRTRTGAAMRAVGFSPMAAALSGVDARRVVAITAFLSGAVAAVAGITMGLNTSTINFVLGEGLLLKGFAAVIIGGFGDVRGTVLGGLFLGVAEVLTGQYVSGSARDAVTFGLLLGFLVFRPNGIFGSAATLAKVRA, encoded by the coding sequence ATGGATGTGCTGCTGCAACAGCTGGTGAACGGCCTGGCCCTCGGCTCGGTCTACGCCATGTTCGGGCTGGGCTTCGGGCTGATGCTCGCGACCCTGGGCGTCCTGAACGCCGCCCACGGCACCTTCGCCACCTGGGGAGCGCTGATCGCGCTCTATCTGCTCAACGACGCCGGTCTCGGCTTCTGGACCAGCGCCCTGCTCGGCGTGCTGGCCAGCGGCCTCCTGGCGGTGCTGGTCGACCTCATCGCCTTCCAGCCGATCCGCCGCCGCGGCGGCGACCTGCTGCCGGCCCTGATCACCAGCATCGGCGTGTGGATCTTCCTGCTGGCCGCCGCTCGCATGGTCACCGACGCGAAGACCTCGCGCTTCGACCCCGAGCGCTCCCCCAGCGGCACCTTCGAGGTGCTCGGGCTCACCCTGGCCCGCACGCAGCTCGTCGGGATGCTGGCGGTCGTGGTGGTGGGGGTGGGTCTCTACACCCTGCTGCACCGCACCCGCACCGGCGCGGCGATGCGCGCCGTCGGGTTCTCCCCGATGGCGGCCGCGCTCAGCGGCGTCGACGCCCGCCGGGTCGTGGCGATCACCGCCTTCCTCTCCGGTGCTGTGGCCGCGGTCGCGGGCATCACGATGGGACTCAACACCAGCACCATCAACTTCGTCCTGGGCGAAGGCCTGCTCCTCAAGGGCTTCGCCGCGGTGATCATCGGCGGCTTCGGTGACGTGCGCGGCACTGTGCTGGGCGGACTGTTCCTCGGGGTCGCCGAGGTGCTCACCGGCCAGTACGTCTCCGGCAGCGCGCGGGACGCGGTGACCTTCGGTCTCCTCCTCGGGTTCCTGGTCTTCCGGCCCAACGGGATCTTCGGCAGCGCCGCGACCCTGGCGAAGGTGAGGGCCTGA
- a CDS encoding branched-chain amino acid ABC transporter permease: protein MSSLWEQYRSVVEFAFANAIFGLSTWIAMWAGVFSLAGASFGAVGGFTAAHLDLTYGSGPAVQLLAGAVGGLLAAAVLSVLLLKLESHWMAMATIALILITRVVVLSAEGLTGGSVGTGLFRRVDLITIVVLVAVICFALARLRHSKFGLAAHAVREDAAVAAALGINPFTIRATAFAASGMVAGVGGVVLANLLQYIGPDTFYITLAFTMAAAMVLGGTYHWAGPLVGAIVFVGLPEVVRSYIGDIDELITGALLVVIMVWLPRGLVDPQRRLPRRRRRGSQHTPVIEPTLQEAAR from the coding sequence ATGAGCAGCCTGTGGGAGCAGTACCGCAGCGTCGTCGAGTTCGCCTTCGCCAACGCGATCTTCGGGCTCAGCACCTGGATCGCGATGTGGGCGGGCGTCTTCAGCCTGGCCGGCGCCTCGTTCGGCGCGGTGGGCGGCTTCACCGCCGCCCACCTCGACCTCACCTACGGCTCCGGCCCGGCGGTGCAGCTGCTGGCCGGCGCGGTCGGTGGCCTCCTGGCCGCCGCCGTGCTCTCCGTGCTGCTGCTCAAGCTGGAGAGCCACTGGATGGCGATGGCCACCATCGCCCTCATCCTGATCACCCGGGTCGTCGTGCTCTCCGCGGAGGGCCTGACCGGGGGCAGCGTCGGTACCGGCCTGTTCCGCCGGGTCGACCTGATCACGATCGTCGTGCTGGTCGCGGTGATCTGCTTCGCGCTGGCCCGGCTGCGGCACTCGAAGTTCGGACTGGCCGCGCACGCCGTCCGCGAGGACGCGGCGGTCGCCGCCGCACTCGGGATCAATCCGTTCACGATCCGCGCCACCGCCTTCGCCGCCAGCGGCATGGTCGCCGGCGTGGGTGGCGTGGTGCTGGCCAACCTGTTGCAGTACATCGGTCCGGACACCTTCTACATCACGCTGGCCTTCACCATGGCCGCCGCGATGGTGCTCGGTGGGACCTACCACTGGGCGGGTCCCTTGGTCGGGGCGATCGTGTTCGTCGGGCTGCCAGAGGTCGTGCGCAGCTACATCGGCGACATCGACGAGCTGATCACCGGAGCGCTGCTCGTCGTGATCATGGTCTGGCTGCCCCGCGGTCTCGTCGACCCGCAGCGTCGACTGCCGCGGCGCCGGCGTCGCGGCTCCCAGCACACCCCCGTCATCGAGCCGACGTTGCAGGAGGCCGCCCGATGA
- a CDS encoding ABC transporter ATP-binding protein, with the protein MLQTSRLCASYRAIQAVRDVSIEVPDGSLVAVLGANGAGKSTLVRSIAGVHRQKTGTVLLDGTPIQSMPLHKITRLGVALVPEGRHVVAPLTVAENLALSSYAGRSDQALEDRVYDLFPRLAERRDQAAGLMSGGEQQMLAMGRALMTRPRVLLLDEPSMGLAPSIISVIYEAIAALHAEGQSILLIEQDATRALAVADHAYLLQRGEVRMAGTPAELAQSDDIKKAYLG; encoded by the coding sequence ATGCTTCAGACATCCCGGCTCTGCGCGAGCTATAGAGCGATCCAGGCGGTCCGCGACGTCAGCATCGAGGTGCCCGACGGCAGCCTCGTCGCGGTGCTCGGCGCCAACGGTGCCGGCAAGTCCACCCTGGTGCGCTCCATCGCCGGGGTGCACCGCCAGAAGACGGGGACGGTACTGCTGGACGGCACCCCCATCCAGTCGATGCCGCTGCACAAGATCACCCGGCTCGGCGTGGCCCTGGTGCCCGAGGGCCGCCACGTCGTCGCCCCGCTCACCGTCGCGGAGAACCTGGCGCTGAGCAGCTACGCCGGCCGTTCGGACCAGGCGCTGGAGGACCGGGTCTACGACCTGTTCCCCCGCCTGGCCGAGCGACGCGACCAGGCCGCGGGCCTGATGAGCGGTGGCGAGCAGCAGATGCTCGCGATGGGGCGCGCCCTGATGACCCGACCCCGGGTGCTGCTGCTCGACGAGCCGTCGATGGGGCTGGCCCCCTCGATCATCTCGGTGATCTACGAAGCCATCGCCGCCCTGCACGCCGAGGGCCAGAGCATCCTGCTGATCGAGCAGGACGCGACCCGGGCGCTGGCGGTCGCCGACCACGCCTACCTTCTCCAGCGCGGAGAGGTGCGCATGGCCGGCACCCCGGCCGAGCTCGCCCAGAGCGACGACATCAAGAAGGCCTACCTCGGATGA